In Phocoena phocoena chromosome 19, mPhoPho1.1, whole genome shotgun sequence, a genomic segment contains:
- the SREBF1 gene encoding sterol regulatory element-binding protein 1 isoform X2 yields MDEPHFSEAALEQALAEPSELDAALLTDIEDMLQLINNQDSDFPGLFDPPYAGGGAGGTEPTSPYASSPGSLSPPPSTMSSPLEGFLGGTKATTPPLSPPQPAPTPLKMYPSVPAFSAGPAIKEEPAPQTTLQPLPGALLPQRLPAPAPPQFSSAPVLGYPSPPRGFSTGTPPGSTAQSLPGLPLAALPGVPPVSLHNQVQSAAPQQLLTATATPTVAPGTTTVTSQVQQVPVLLQPHFIKADSLLLTTVKTDVGAPMKAAGISSLAPGMAVQAAPLQTLVSGGTILATVPLVVDADKLPINRLAAGGKAPGSAQSRGEKRTAHNAIEKRYRSSINDKIVELKDLVVGTEAKLNKSAVLRKAIDYIRFLQQGNQRLKQENLNLRTAAHKSKSLKDLVSACSSGGHTDVPMEGEKPEVVDTLSPPPSDAGSPFQSSPLSLGSRGSSSGGSGSDSEPDSPVFEDSQVGSHVVVKPEQLPPPHSRGMLDRSRLALCVLVFLCVSCNPLASLLGSRGPAGPSDATSVYHGPGRSMLGAEGRDGLGWAPWLLPPLVWLMNGLLVLSSLALLFVYGEPVTRPHSGPAVHFWRHRKQADLDLARGDFAQAAQQLWLALQALGRPLPASHLDLACSLLWGLIRHLLQHLWVGCWLAGRAGGLRRDGALQVDARTSACDAALVYHKLHQLHTMGKYSGGHLAAANLALSALNLAECAGEAMSVATLAEIYVATALRVKTSLPRALHFLTRFFLSSARQASLAQSGSVPLAMQWLCHPVGHRFFVDGDWAVCSAPRHSLYSVAGDPVDPLAHVTQLFREHLLERALHCLAQPSPGPGSADGDREFSDALGYLQLLNSCSDVAGAPACSFSIGSGMAATAGADPVAKWWASLTAVVTHWLRRDEAAAERLYPLVERLPRALQESERPLPRAALHTFKAARALLGRGKAESGPASLAMCEKASGYLQDSLVATPAGSSIDKVMQLLLCDLLLGARTSLWQRQKPPAPSQASPGPGSGAQASALELRGFQRDLSGLRRLAQSFRPAMRRVFLHEATARLMAGASPARTHQLLDRSLRRRAGPCGKGGTAAELEPRPTRREHAEALLLASCYLPPGFLSAPGQRVGMLAEAARTLEKLGDRRLLHDCQQLLMRLGGGTTVTSS; encoded by the exons ATGGACGAGCCACACTTCAGCGAAGCGGCCTTGGAGCAGGCGCTGGCTGAGCCGAGCGAGCTGGACGCGGCGCTGCTGACCGACATCGAAG ACATGCTTCAGCTCATCAACAACCAAGACAGCGACTTCCCGGGCCTGTTCGACCCGCCCTACGCTGGGGGCGGAGCAGGGGGCACAGAGCCCACCAGTCCATATGCCAGCTCCCCGGGCAGCCTGTCCCCACCTCCTTCCACGATGAGCTCCCCACTTGAAGGCTTCCTGGGGGGGACCAAGGCGACAACCCCACCCttgtcccctccccagcctgcacCCACTCCCCTGAAGATGTACCCTTCCGTGCCTGCCTTCTCCGCGGGGCCTGCTATCAAGGAGGAACCAGCGCCCCAGACCACCCTCCAGCCGCTGCCGGGGGCCCTCCTGCCCCAGCGTCTTCCGGCCCCAGCCCCACCGCAGTTCAGCTCTGCCCCTGTGTTGGGCTATCCCAGCCCTCCTAGAGGCTTCTCCACAG GGACCCCCCCGGGGAGCACCGCGCAGTCGCTGCCTGGCCTGCCACTGGCTGCCCTGCCAGGGGTCCCGCCCGTCTCCTTGCACAACCAGGTCCAGAGTGCGGCTCCCCAGCAGCTGTTGACGGCCACAGCCACCCCGACGGTGGCCCCTGGAACAACCACTGTGACCTCACAGGTCCAGCAGGTCCCG GTCCTGCTGCAGCCCCACTTCATCAAGGCAGACTCGCTGCTCCTGACGACTGTGAAAACAGATGTGGGAGCCCCCATGAAGGCAGCAGGCATCAGCTCCCTGGCCCCTGGCATGGCTGTGCAGGCAGCGCCCTTGCAG ACCCTGGTGAGTGGCGGAACCATCCTGGCGACTGTGCCGCTGGTAGTGGATGCTGACAAGCTGCCCATCAACCGGCTGGCAGCTGGTGGCAAGGCCCCGGGCTCGGCCCAGAGCCGAGGTGAGAAGCGTACGGCCCACAATGCCATTGAGAAACGCTACCGCTCTTCCATCAATGACAAGATCGTCGAGCTCAAGGACCTGGTGGTGGGCACAGAGGCCAAG CTGAATAAATCTGCTGTCTTGCGCAAGGCCATCGACTACATCCGCTTCCTTCAGCAGGGCAACCAGAGACTCAAGCAGGAGAACCTGAATCTGCGCACCGCTGCCCACAAAAGCA AATCTCTGAAAGACCTGGTGTCAGCCTGCAGCAGTGGAGGCCACACAGACGTGCCCATGGAGGGCGAGAAGCCAGAGGTGGTGGACACCCTGAGCCCGCCACCCTCGGACGCTGGCTCGCCCTTCCAGAGCAGCCCACTGTCCCTTGGCAGCAGGGGCAGTAGCAGTGGTGGCAGTGGCAGTGACTCGGAGCCTGACAGCCCAGTCTTTGAGGACAGCCAGGTTGGGTCGCACGTCGTC GTGAAGCCAGAGCAGCTGCCGCCCCCCCACAGCCGGGGCATGCTGGACCGCTCCCGCCTGGCCCTGTGTGTGCTTGTCTTCCTCTGTGTCTCCTGCAACCCCTTGGCCTCCCTGCTGGGCAGCCGGGGTCCCGCTGGCCCCTCCGATGCCACCAGTGTCTACCACGGTCCTGGGCGCAGCATGCTGGGTGCTGAGGGCAGAG ACGGCCTTGGCTGGGCCCCGTGGCTGCTGCCCCCACTGGTCTGGCTGATGAACGGGCTGCTGGTGCTGTCCTCCTTGGCGCTGCTCTTTGTCTACGGAGAGCCGGTCACGCGGCCCCACTCGGGCCCCGCCGTGCACTTCTGGAGGCATCGCAAGCAGGCCGACCTGGACCTGGCCCGG GGGGACTTTGCCCAGGctgcccagcagctgtggctggCCCTGCAGGCCCTGGGCCGACCCCTGCCCGCCTCCCACCTGGACCTGGCCTGCAGCCTGCTCTGGGGCCTTATCCGTCACCTGCTGCAGCATCTCTGGGTGGGCTGCTGGCTGGCAGGCCGGGCGGGGGGCCTGCGGAGGGATGGTGCCCTGCAGGTGGACGCCCGCACCAGTGCCTGCGATGCGGCCCTCGTCTACCACAAGCTGCACCAGCTGCACACCATGG GGAAGTACTCGGGCGGGCACCTGGCTGCCGCCAACCTGGCACTGAGTGCCCTGAACCTGGCCGAGTGCGCGGGGGAGGCCATGTCCGTGGCCACGCTGGCTGAGATCTATGTGGCCACCGCGCTCAGGGTCAAGACCAGTCTCCCCCGGGCCTTGCATTTTCTGACA CGCTTCTTCCTGAGTAGTGCCCGCCAGGCCTCCCTGGCACAGAGCGGCTCAGTTCCTCTTGCCATGCAGTGGCTCTGCCACCCTGTGGGCCACCGTTTCTTCGTGGATGGTGACTGGGCCGTGTGCAGCGCTCCGCGGCACAGCCTGTACAGCGTGGCCGGGGACCCAG TGGACCCCCTGGCCCACGTGACTCAGCTATTCCGTGAACATCTCTTGGAGCGAGCACTGCATtgcctggcccagcccagccccggcCCCGGATCAGCCGATGGGGACAG GGAATTCTCCGATGCCCTCGGGTACCTGCAGCTGCTGAACAGCTGTTCTGACGTGGCCGGGGCTCCTGCCTGCAGCTTTTCCATCGGCTCCGGCATGGCTGCCACCGCCG GCGCAGACCCGGTGGCCAAGTGGTGGGCGTCGCTGACGGCCGTGGTGACCCACTGGCTCCGGCGGGACGAGGCGGCGGCCGAGCGGCTGTACCCACTGGTGGAGCGCCTGCCCCGCGCCCTGCAGGAGTCCGA GAGACCCCTGCCCAGGGCGGCTCTGCATACCTTCAAGGCTGCCCGGGCCCTGCTGGGCCGTGGGAAAGCAGAGTCTGGCCCGGCCAGCCTGGCCATGTGTGAGAAGGCCAGTGGGTACCTTCAGGACAGCCTGGTCGCTACACCAGCTGGCAGCTCCATTGACAAG GTCATGCAGCTGCTCTTGTGTGACCTGCTCCTTGGGGCGCGCACCAGCCTGTGGCAGCGGCAGAAGCCGCCGGCACCCTCCCAGGCCTCACCGGGCCCGGGCAGTGGGGCCCAGGCCTCTGCCCTCGAGCTCCGTGGCTTCCAGAGGGACCTGAGTGGCCTGAGGCGTCTGGCACAGAGTTTCCGGCCTGCCATGCGGAGG GTGTTCCTGCATGAAGCCACTGCCCGGCTGATGGCAGGGGCCAGCCCGGCGcggacacatcagctcctggacCGCAGCCTGAGGAGGAGGGCCGGTCCCTGTGGCAAAGGAG GCACGGCAGCGGAGCTGGAGCCGCGGCCCACGAGGCGGGAGCACGCGGAGGCGTTGCTCCTGGCTTCCTGCTACCTGCCTCCCGGCTTCCTGTCGGCGCCTGGGCAGCGAGTGGGCATGCTGGCCGAGGCGGCACGCACGCTCGAGAAGCTCGGTGACCGCCGGCTGCTGCATGACTGCCAGCAGCTGCTCATGCGCCTGGGCGGCGGGACCACCGTAACCTCCAGCTAG
- the SREBF1 gene encoding sterol regulatory element-binding protein 1 isoform X6 has product MDEPHFSEAALEQALAEPSELDAALLTDIEDMLQLINNQDSDFPGLFDPPYAGGGAGGTEPTSPYASSPGSLSPPPSTMSSPLEGFLGGTKATTPPLSPPQPAPTPLKMYPSVPAFSAGPAIKEEPAPQTTLQPLPGALLPQRLPAPAPPQFSSAPVLGYPSPPRGFSTGTPPGSTAQSLPGLPLAALPGVPPVSLHNQVQSAAPQQLLTATATPTVAPGTTTVTSQVQQVPVLLQPHFIKADSLLLTTVKTDVGAPMKAAGISSLAPGMAVQAAPLQTLVSGGTILATVPLVVDADKLPINRLAAGGKAPGSAQSRGEKRTAHNAIEKRYRSSINDKIVELKDLVVGTEAKAIDYIRFLQQGNQRLKQENLNLRTAAHKSKSLKDLVSACSSGGHTDVPMEGEKPEVVDTLSPPPSDAGSPFQSSPLSLGSRGSSSGGSGSDSEPDSPVFEDSQVKPEQLPPPHSRGMLDRSRLALCVLVFLCVSCNPLASLLGSRGPAGPSDATSVYHGPGRSMLGAEGRDGLGWAPWLLPPLVWLMNGLLVLSSLALLFVYGEPVTRPHSGPAVHFWRHRKQADLDLARGDFAQAAQQLWLALQALGRPLPASHLDLACSLLWGLIRHLLQHLWVGCWLAGRAGGLRRDGALQVDARTSACDAALVYHKLHQLHTMGKYSGGHLAAANLALSALNLAECAGEAMSVATLAEIYVATALRVKTSLPRALHFLTRFFLSSARQASLAQSGSVPLAMQWLCHPVGHRFFVDGDWAVCSAPRHSLYSVAGDPVDPLAHVTQLFREHLLERALHCLAQPSPGPGSADGDREFSDALGYLQLLNSCSDVAGAPACSFSIGSGMAATAGADPVAKWWASLTAVVTHWLRRDEAAAERLYPLVERLPRALQESERPLPRAALHTFKAARALLGRGKAESGPASLAMCEKASGYLQDSLVATPAGSSIDKVMQLLLCDLLLGARTSLWQRQKPPAPSQASPGPGSGAQASALELRGFQRDLSGLRRLAQSFRPAMRRVFLHEATARLMAGASPARTHQLLDRSLRRRAGPCGKGGTAAELEPRPTRREHAEALLLASCYLPPGFLSAPGQRVGMLAEAARTLEKLGDRRLLHDCQQLLMRLGGGTTVTSS; this is encoded by the exons ATGGACGAGCCACACTTCAGCGAAGCGGCCTTGGAGCAGGCGCTGGCTGAGCCGAGCGAGCTGGACGCGGCGCTGCTGACCGACATCGAAG ACATGCTTCAGCTCATCAACAACCAAGACAGCGACTTCCCGGGCCTGTTCGACCCGCCCTACGCTGGGGGCGGAGCAGGGGGCACAGAGCCCACCAGTCCATATGCCAGCTCCCCGGGCAGCCTGTCCCCACCTCCTTCCACGATGAGCTCCCCACTTGAAGGCTTCCTGGGGGGGACCAAGGCGACAACCCCACCCttgtcccctccccagcctgcacCCACTCCCCTGAAGATGTACCCTTCCGTGCCTGCCTTCTCCGCGGGGCCTGCTATCAAGGAGGAACCAGCGCCCCAGACCACCCTCCAGCCGCTGCCGGGGGCCCTCCTGCCCCAGCGTCTTCCGGCCCCAGCCCCACCGCAGTTCAGCTCTGCCCCTGTGTTGGGCTATCCCAGCCCTCCTAGAGGCTTCTCCACAG GGACCCCCCCGGGGAGCACCGCGCAGTCGCTGCCTGGCCTGCCACTGGCTGCCCTGCCAGGGGTCCCGCCCGTCTCCTTGCACAACCAGGTCCAGAGTGCGGCTCCCCAGCAGCTGTTGACGGCCACAGCCACCCCGACGGTGGCCCCTGGAACAACCACTGTGACCTCACAGGTCCAGCAGGTCCCG GTCCTGCTGCAGCCCCACTTCATCAAGGCAGACTCGCTGCTCCTGACGACTGTGAAAACAGATGTGGGAGCCCCCATGAAGGCAGCAGGCATCAGCTCCCTGGCCCCTGGCATGGCTGTGCAGGCAGCGCCCTTGCAG ACCCTGGTGAGTGGCGGAACCATCCTGGCGACTGTGCCGCTGGTAGTGGATGCTGACAAGCTGCCCATCAACCGGCTGGCAGCTGGTGGCAAGGCCCCGGGCTCGGCCCAGAGCCGAGGTGAGAAGCGTACGGCCCACAATGCCATTGAGAAACGCTACCGCTCTTCCATCAATGACAAGATCGTCGAGCTCAAGGACCTGGTGGTGGGCACAGAGGCCAAG GCCATCGACTACATCCGCTTCCTTCAGCAGGGCAACCAGAGACTCAAGCAGGAGAACCTGAATCTGCGCACCGCTGCCCACAAAAGCA AATCTCTGAAAGACCTGGTGTCAGCCTGCAGCAGTGGAGGCCACACAGACGTGCCCATGGAGGGCGAGAAGCCAGAGGTGGTGGACACCCTGAGCCCGCCACCCTCGGACGCTGGCTCGCCCTTCCAGAGCAGCCCACTGTCCCTTGGCAGCAGGGGCAGTAGCAGTGGTGGCAGTGGCAGTGACTCGGAGCCTGACAGCCCAGTCTTTGAGGACAGCCAG GTGAAGCCAGAGCAGCTGCCGCCCCCCCACAGCCGGGGCATGCTGGACCGCTCCCGCCTGGCCCTGTGTGTGCTTGTCTTCCTCTGTGTCTCCTGCAACCCCTTGGCCTCCCTGCTGGGCAGCCGGGGTCCCGCTGGCCCCTCCGATGCCACCAGTGTCTACCACGGTCCTGGGCGCAGCATGCTGGGTGCTGAGGGCAGAG ACGGCCTTGGCTGGGCCCCGTGGCTGCTGCCCCCACTGGTCTGGCTGATGAACGGGCTGCTGGTGCTGTCCTCCTTGGCGCTGCTCTTTGTCTACGGAGAGCCGGTCACGCGGCCCCACTCGGGCCCCGCCGTGCACTTCTGGAGGCATCGCAAGCAGGCCGACCTGGACCTGGCCCGG GGGGACTTTGCCCAGGctgcccagcagctgtggctggCCCTGCAGGCCCTGGGCCGACCCCTGCCCGCCTCCCACCTGGACCTGGCCTGCAGCCTGCTCTGGGGCCTTATCCGTCACCTGCTGCAGCATCTCTGGGTGGGCTGCTGGCTGGCAGGCCGGGCGGGGGGCCTGCGGAGGGATGGTGCCCTGCAGGTGGACGCCCGCACCAGTGCCTGCGATGCGGCCCTCGTCTACCACAAGCTGCACCAGCTGCACACCATGG GGAAGTACTCGGGCGGGCACCTGGCTGCCGCCAACCTGGCACTGAGTGCCCTGAACCTGGCCGAGTGCGCGGGGGAGGCCATGTCCGTGGCCACGCTGGCTGAGATCTATGTGGCCACCGCGCTCAGGGTCAAGACCAGTCTCCCCCGGGCCTTGCATTTTCTGACA CGCTTCTTCCTGAGTAGTGCCCGCCAGGCCTCCCTGGCACAGAGCGGCTCAGTTCCTCTTGCCATGCAGTGGCTCTGCCACCCTGTGGGCCACCGTTTCTTCGTGGATGGTGACTGGGCCGTGTGCAGCGCTCCGCGGCACAGCCTGTACAGCGTGGCCGGGGACCCAG TGGACCCCCTGGCCCACGTGACTCAGCTATTCCGTGAACATCTCTTGGAGCGAGCACTGCATtgcctggcccagcccagccccggcCCCGGATCAGCCGATGGGGACAG GGAATTCTCCGATGCCCTCGGGTACCTGCAGCTGCTGAACAGCTGTTCTGACGTGGCCGGGGCTCCTGCCTGCAGCTTTTCCATCGGCTCCGGCATGGCTGCCACCGCCG GCGCAGACCCGGTGGCCAAGTGGTGGGCGTCGCTGACGGCCGTGGTGACCCACTGGCTCCGGCGGGACGAGGCGGCGGCCGAGCGGCTGTACCCACTGGTGGAGCGCCTGCCCCGCGCCCTGCAGGAGTCCGA GAGACCCCTGCCCAGGGCGGCTCTGCATACCTTCAAGGCTGCCCGGGCCCTGCTGGGCCGTGGGAAAGCAGAGTCTGGCCCGGCCAGCCTGGCCATGTGTGAGAAGGCCAGTGGGTACCTTCAGGACAGCCTGGTCGCTACACCAGCTGGCAGCTCCATTGACAAG GTCATGCAGCTGCTCTTGTGTGACCTGCTCCTTGGGGCGCGCACCAGCCTGTGGCAGCGGCAGAAGCCGCCGGCACCCTCCCAGGCCTCACCGGGCCCGGGCAGTGGGGCCCAGGCCTCTGCCCTCGAGCTCCGTGGCTTCCAGAGGGACCTGAGTGGCCTGAGGCGTCTGGCACAGAGTTTCCGGCCTGCCATGCGGAGG GTGTTCCTGCATGAAGCCACTGCCCGGCTGATGGCAGGGGCCAGCCCGGCGcggacacatcagctcctggacCGCAGCCTGAGGAGGAGGGCCGGTCCCTGTGGCAAAGGAG GCACGGCAGCGGAGCTGGAGCCGCGGCCCACGAGGCGGGAGCACGCGGAGGCGTTGCTCCTGGCTTCCTGCTACCTGCCTCCCGGCTTCCTGTCGGCGCCTGGGCAGCGAGTGGGCATGCTGGCCGAGGCGGCACGCACGCTCGAGAAGCTCGGTGACCGCCGGCTGCTGCATGACTGCCAGCAGCTGCTCATGCGCCTGGGCGGCGGGACCACCGTAACCTCCAGCTAG
- the SREBF1 gene encoding sterol regulatory element-binding protein 1 isoform X8, with amino-acid sequence MDEPHFSEAALEQALAEPSELDAALLTDIEDMLQLINNQDSDFPGLFDPPYAGGGAGGTEPTSPYASSPGSLSPPPSTMSSPLEGFLGGTKATTPPLSPPQPAPTPLKMYPSVPAFSAGPAIKEEPAPQTTLQPLPGALLPQRLPAPAPPQFSSAPVLGYPSPPRGFSTGTPPGSTAQSLPGLPLAALPGVPPVSLHNQVQSAAPQQLLTATATPTVAPGTTTVTSQVQQVPVLLQPHFIKADSLLLTTVKTDVGAPMKAAGISSLAPGMAVQAAPLQTLVSGGTILATVPLVVDADKLPINRLAAGGKAPGSAQSRGEKRTAHNAIEKRYRSSINDKIVELKDLVVGTEAKLNKSAVLRKAIDYIRFLQQGNQRLKQENLNLRTAAHKSKSLKDLVSACSSGGHTDVPMEGEKPEVVDTLSPPPSDAGSPFQSSPLSLGSRGSSSGGSGSDSEPDSPVFEDSQGDFAQAAQQLWLALQALGRPLPASHLDLACSLLWGLIRHLLQHLWVGCWLAGRAGGLRRDGALQVDARTSACDAALVYHKLHQLHTMGKYSGGHLAAANLALSALNLAECAGEAMSVATLAEIYVATALRVKTSLPRALHFLTRFFLSSARQASLAQSGSVPLAMQWLCHPVGHRFFVDGDWAVCSAPRHSLYSVAGDPVDPLAHVTQLFREHLLERALHCLAQPSPGPGSADGDREFSDALGYLQLLNSCSDVAGAPACSFSIGSGMAATAGADPVAKWWASLTAVVTHWLRRDEAAAERLYPLVERLPRALQESERPLPRAALHTFKAARALLGRGKAESGPASLAMCEKASGYLQDSLVATPAGSSIDKVMQLLLCDLLLGARTSLWQRQKPPAPSQASPGPGSGAQASALELRGFQRDLSGLRRLAQSFRPAMRRVFLHEATARLMAGASPARTHQLLDRSLRRRAGPCGKGGTAAELEPRPTRREHAEALLLASCYLPPGFLSAPGQRVGMLAEAARTLEKLGDRRLLHDCQQLLMRLGGGTTVTSS; translated from the exons ATGGACGAGCCACACTTCAGCGAAGCGGCCTTGGAGCAGGCGCTGGCTGAGCCGAGCGAGCTGGACGCGGCGCTGCTGACCGACATCGAAG ACATGCTTCAGCTCATCAACAACCAAGACAGCGACTTCCCGGGCCTGTTCGACCCGCCCTACGCTGGGGGCGGAGCAGGGGGCACAGAGCCCACCAGTCCATATGCCAGCTCCCCGGGCAGCCTGTCCCCACCTCCTTCCACGATGAGCTCCCCACTTGAAGGCTTCCTGGGGGGGACCAAGGCGACAACCCCACCCttgtcccctccccagcctgcacCCACTCCCCTGAAGATGTACCCTTCCGTGCCTGCCTTCTCCGCGGGGCCTGCTATCAAGGAGGAACCAGCGCCCCAGACCACCCTCCAGCCGCTGCCGGGGGCCCTCCTGCCCCAGCGTCTTCCGGCCCCAGCCCCACCGCAGTTCAGCTCTGCCCCTGTGTTGGGCTATCCCAGCCCTCCTAGAGGCTTCTCCACAG GGACCCCCCCGGGGAGCACCGCGCAGTCGCTGCCTGGCCTGCCACTGGCTGCCCTGCCAGGGGTCCCGCCCGTCTCCTTGCACAACCAGGTCCAGAGTGCGGCTCCCCAGCAGCTGTTGACGGCCACAGCCACCCCGACGGTGGCCCCTGGAACAACCACTGTGACCTCACAGGTCCAGCAGGTCCCG GTCCTGCTGCAGCCCCACTTCATCAAGGCAGACTCGCTGCTCCTGACGACTGTGAAAACAGATGTGGGAGCCCCCATGAAGGCAGCAGGCATCAGCTCCCTGGCCCCTGGCATGGCTGTGCAGGCAGCGCCCTTGCAG ACCCTGGTGAGTGGCGGAACCATCCTGGCGACTGTGCCGCTGGTAGTGGATGCTGACAAGCTGCCCATCAACCGGCTGGCAGCTGGTGGCAAGGCCCCGGGCTCGGCCCAGAGCCGAGGTGAGAAGCGTACGGCCCACAATGCCATTGAGAAACGCTACCGCTCTTCCATCAATGACAAGATCGTCGAGCTCAAGGACCTGGTGGTGGGCACAGAGGCCAAG CTGAATAAATCTGCTGTCTTGCGCAAGGCCATCGACTACATCCGCTTCCTTCAGCAGGGCAACCAGAGACTCAAGCAGGAGAACCTGAATCTGCGCACCGCTGCCCACAAAAGCA AATCTCTGAAAGACCTGGTGTCAGCCTGCAGCAGTGGAGGCCACACAGACGTGCCCATGGAGGGCGAGAAGCCAGAGGTGGTGGACACCCTGAGCCCGCCACCCTCGGACGCTGGCTCGCCCTTCCAGAGCAGCCCACTGTCCCTTGGCAGCAGGGGCAGTAGCAGTGGTGGCAGTGGCAGTGACTCGGAGCCTGACAGCCCAGTCTTTGAGGACAGCCAG GGGGACTTTGCCCAGGctgcccagcagctgtggctggCCCTGCAGGCCCTGGGCCGACCCCTGCCCGCCTCCCACCTGGACCTGGCCTGCAGCCTGCTCTGGGGCCTTATCCGTCACCTGCTGCAGCATCTCTGGGTGGGCTGCTGGCTGGCAGGCCGGGCGGGGGGCCTGCGGAGGGATGGTGCCCTGCAGGTGGACGCCCGCACCAGTGCCTGCGATGCGGCCCTCGTCTACCACAAGCTGCACCAGCTGCACACCATGG GGAAGTACTCGGGCGGGCACCTGGCTGCCGCCAACCTGGCACTGAGTGCCCTGAACCTGGCCGAGTGCGCGGGGGAGGCCATGTCCGTGGCCACGCTGGCTGAGATCTATGTGGCCACCGCGCTCAGGGTCAAGACCAGTCTCCCCCGGGCCTTGCATTTTCTGACA CGCTTCTTCCTGAGTAGTGCCCGCCAGGCCTCCCTGGCACAGAGCGGCTCAGTTCCTCTTGCCATGCAGTGGCTCTGCCACCCTGTGGGCCACCGTTTCTTCGTGGATGGTGACTGGGCCGTGTGCAGCGCTCCGCGGCACAGCCTGTACAGCGTGGCCGGGGACCCAG TGGACCCCCTGGCCCACGTGACTCAGCTATTCCGTGAACATCTCTTGGAGCGAGCACTGCATtgcctggcccagcccagccccggcCCCGGATCAGCCGATGGGGACAG GGAATTCTCCGATGCCCTCGGGTACCTGCAGCTGCTGAACAGCTGTTCTGACGTGGCCGGGGCTCCTGCCTGCAGCTTTTCCATCGGCTCCGGCATGGCTGCCACCGCCG GCGCAGACCCGGTGGCCAAGTGGTGGGCGTCGCTGACGGCCGTGGTGACCCACTGGCTCCGGCGGGACGAGGCGGCGGCCGAGCGGCTGTACCCACTGGTGGAGCGCCTGCCCCGCGCCCTGCAGGAGTCCGA GAGACCCCTGCCCAGGGCGGCTCTGCATACCTTCAAGGCTGCCCGGGCCCTGCTGGGCCGTGGGAAAGCAGAGTCTGGCCCGGCCAGCCTGGCCATGTGTGAGAAGGCCAGTGGGTACCTTCAGGACAGCCTGGTCGCTACACCAGCTGGCAGCTCCATTGACAAG GTCATGCAGCTGCTCTTGTGTGACCTGCTCCTTGGGGCGCGCACCAGCCTGTGGCAGCGGCAGAAGCCGCCGGCACCCTCCCAGGCCTCACCGGGCCCGGGCAGTGGGGCCCAGGCCTCTGCCCTCGAGCTCCGTGGCTTCCAGAGGGACCTGAGTGGCCTGAGGCGTCTGGCACAGAGTTTCCGGCCTGCCATGCGGAGG GTGTTCCTGCATGAAGCCACTGCCCGGCTGATGGCAGGGGCCAGCCCGGCGcggacacatcagctcctggacCGCAGCCTGAGGAGGAGGGCCGGTCCCTGTGGCAAAGGAG GCACGGCAGCGGAGCTGGAGCCGCGGCCCACGAGGCGGGAGCACGCGGAGGCGTTGCTCCTGGCTTCCTGCTACCTGCCTCCCGGCTTCCTGTCGGCGCCTGGGCAGCGAGTGGGCATGCTGGCCGAGGCGGCACGCACGCTCGAGAAGCTCGGTGACCGCCGGCTGCTGCATGACTGCCAGCAGCTGCTCATGCGCCTGGGCGGCGGGACCACCGTAACCTCCAGCTAG